The Astyanax mexicanus isolate ESR-SI-001 chromosome 8, AstMex3_surface, whole genome shotgun sequence sequence catcatgctgtagagatgcttttcttcagcagggggAAGGAagatggtcagagttgatgggaagatgggtggagcaaatacagtaaatacagcaatcctggaagaaaacctgttggaggctacaAAAGACTTGGGAcggggaaggagattcaccttccagcaagacagtgaccctaaacatacagccagagctaaagtggaatggtttagatcaaagactATTCATGTACACTATTCAAAAATTGCTGTTGAGCTGAGCTTGAACTATTTTgccaagaagaatgggcaaatatttcagtctctagatgtgcaaagctagtAGAGACATACCCAcgtcaaatgtttttagattttatttaattaaacttttaaaaccaatattttttttgttccacaATTATGTTCTACTTTGTTttagtctatcacttaaaatccccAAATTACGTGGCAAATTACAAAtactttgcaagccactgtattgtGCTTGCAACGGCAAAGACAAAGACAACCTGACTGCAAATTAGTGTACAATtaattttttcagcttttattttaaagtaaaatcatGTATATAAACTGAAGTCATGTATTTTAATCAGGAGGATGGCAAGCAGGCGTGACTTGTCTATTTTAGAAAGCCCTACCATTTTATTCTTCAAAGTTTAGTCTTCTCCACACAAGCTGTGATTCAATGCCTAGGCTGGAGTCAAGGTAGGGCAGGCCCCTGGTAGGACTATCCTATGAATACTCCTTCTTAGTAGCCTATTGTTACACATATGGAATAGTATAATGAAGTCTCATTATGACCCCATGCTTAAAGATCACATGGTGACACTGTtgctttttcatttcttcacataaataatttataaataaatttaagagatgcaccaatgtgggaattctgggcagatactgatattacacatatatatctGCTGATGCCTGTGTTGGTTCAATATATGCATTTATagcttacagagagactagacatcCCAGTGTAACTTCAGaacttataaaataataaacgtaataaaataaaatgtattttaaagtagaTTGGCCAGTTTCAGCCAATATGATTATCATGGCCAGCATCGATTGGTCCTGttcagcatacaataaatacatcattaAGTATTGGTTTGTAATATTGGCCAAATTGGCCGATGCCCATGATTCTGATTATCGGCCAATACCAATAAaattctgatatcattgtgcatccttaatcattttaaaacatttaaaatctgcTAAATCTGCTCCAGAGACTAAATGTATATGAGCAAATAATTGTGGGTAACCgagcagcctaggctttggaacacagctacAAGTTTATGGAAGTGTGCTATGCCTCAGGCAAAGATCCTGAGAAAAGTGTCTTTGACTATCATAAGGCTGAGAAACAATTACAAAatacttttcacattttcatatcTAGTTTTAGGATTGTAGGTCACAGTTTTGAAaatgcattgtaaaaaaaaaaaaaaaaaagcacaatttgAGACATAAAatatacacagaaaaacacaaacacactgtacaaacagaactgttttacccTCCACTGAGAAAGAGGCTTcttcagttcagtgttttccttCTTGAGTTCTGACACCTGCCTAAACAGTCAGATTAGCATATATTACAAGTAAGAAGCAATAAAATGGAACCAAATAACTTCTCTGTAGCACAAACAGGAACCAATCAGGAGATCAGACATAATCTGCCTAGCTTTGCTGATGTTTCCAAATGACGTCTGGGCATAGCATTGGAAATACTGATTTATTTTACAAGATACAAGATATAAAATATAGATAGGTCTTTTTTATGGGTTGTTTGTATGAAAATAGTTTTAGAGGAAGGAAATACAACAGAGTACAGTGTTGTGCAAATTATACCACAGATCTGTTGTAATTAAATGATCagcatattaataataaatatctaTGACTAAGATACacagatatatatttaatattaaaatatatggcATTGTGTGTTATAATGTTACAAACAAATATTAATCCTTTATCATTATACTTTAAAGTTTCATCATACCAAATCATACATTACAATTTTTCTTAAGCATatagttttttaatcacatttcccAGCCCACTTTCTAAATGTGAACAAGCTAGTTTTTTACTGTAGTTATCCATTTGTAATCATTCATTCAGCAATCAATCATTGATTCAATGCCCGCTTTATTTGGCATCTATTGATCTGCCTTATCATGTACTAAATTAAACTCATTACAGTCAGACTACAATCTTTACTTTTACCTCTATAGGAAAAAGTAAGTTACTGCACCTGTAGCATTGCTCTCTGATTTCTTTCAACCTTCTTTCCAGCTCAGCACATTTTTGTTTGTGGAAGGCTATGACCCTTTCTTTCTGCTTCTTCTGAAACAATGCAATCTGAAATGAAAATATCGTAAAGTTGAAATGAAAGTGATAGCCAATGCCTCCTGAAGGTCTGTTAATTTACTAAAGAAGCAAAAACTATAATACATCATGGAACATACACGATTTACATAAACATTCACAAAAGCCGCACTGCACAATGATCCCAGAGAATCCTTTTCTTAGTGGAACAGGTGCTCTAAAAGATCTGGATATTATTGATATACCTTTCTAATGTCACAGATATTTATTTaagcattatatttatattatatatactttataaaatctttaaaatccATTTAAAGCAGTGACTTATTCGATTACAGATACAGTACTATCAGTCAGTGTGTTAAACACCTGGATTGGGTGATCTGATAACAATTTTACACAAAAGCCCAAAAAAGAGCCAGATTTTATGTTGAGAAATTGTAGTGCAGACGCTTTTGTATATCTTAATTAATTTTATAgcagacatttaaacattttttagattaGGACCTGTGCAATGTGTTCCAGACGGGTCTGAATGAGGTTCACTGGGTCCATAAAGAACATCTTTTCCTGAGGTTTCATCTTCAGCATGCACAACACAGAGAATGCAGAgtgaaaagaaattaaaaaaaaaaaaatagcaaatgcaTTCAGCCATCTAAAACTATTATACTACATATGAAATATTATATTGTAATGCATACAACAACATAATTTGTTACACATTTATCAGCTTGACCATTAAATaaacatgaagaaaaacatatttcaatAATGACTATGAGTTTGACCTTGAAGaaatatgttaattttacttatgtTATCAAAATATTGACTTCTCTCAATAGTTTTAATGGAGAAACTAAACATATTCACTCCAAATAAATAGATGTTCAGCTTGTCTTTAAGTTCTTAGGATCAAATTTACTAAAAATGCATCATCAACAATTTCcagccatttattttttttaatttatagtaaattaatTATGACTGTTTAACCTACCTTGTCTGATATGGGCAGGTAGTTGCAGGTAGCTTGGCACACAGTGCAGCGACCTGTGGAACCCATTAGAAATGTGTAAAGTcacagctgtatattatatatgtgcCCTTTCTTCCCTTCATTAAAACAAAAGTTCTACACAAACTCAGTGTTTCTCAGTCATGGTACTGAAGGCATCAtgacctgcacattttagtggattcCCTGCTTTATCACACCCACTGTAACTCTAAAGGGCTTGGTAATTAGCTAATTAGTTCAGTCAGATTGGTTTGCCATCAGGATCAGGATTGAGAACAATTAAATGAATGTAAAAGATGTCCCAAAAtagaaatgtaaattattttggcATAGCTGACATAATGAGAGTTTAGTACATGGAGGTGAAagctttttaagtaaatttacacATGGATCCTGTGCAACGTTACTAATTTTCGagtgtttgtttaaatatttagtttcttCATATGTTATGTACTGGttttaatttaagaaaataaaacaaaacattatcAACGTTTGTCTTTACAAATGAGTACAAATAGTCAAATACATAGAGCATTTTTATGGTACATTTAATATTAGTTAGCCAAGCTAAGCCAAGCCAAGTTTTCTTCACTTACTTGGATGGATGCAGCTCTCACAGAGTATATGGCCACAACTTGTCACAGCAAACTTCTTCCCTTTTCTCAAGAAACAGTTATTACAGTGAAACCAGTCCATTTCTCCTCACAGAATTCAGCTCAGGGGTGTTTTACAGGCAGAGGCTGACTGAAAAAAACACGGAATAAAAACAACTACTGAGGCAGTAACTAATAACCaaagttagctaactaaccaGCTAAAACCAGTAACAttagttagctggctagctatAAGATGCTAATGAACAGTTAtggttaacgttagctaactaacaATTAGCTAACTAACAATTAGCTTGCTAACTACCCAAATATCTAATGACTAGCGGTAAAAAACAGTAACAttagttagctggctagctatAAGACGCTAAGTAACTGTGGCAGTAATATTAAGCTGGCTGTTAGACAAGGAGGTGAAGGAGATTTATGTTTCTCTTATTCAGTGATACTATAGCCTACTAGAGTAAGCTCGTTAAACAATATGTGTCATATTTTGAGCAAATGTATACCCCACTCACGTTTAGCgaacaagttagcattagcattttccccTGAGTTTTCCCTTTCAcctttaattccaccttaaatgtggcagcttgACCAGTAGGTTTAGTTAAGCTAAAGTTAGCAACCAGTTCTATTTTTTTCTCACTCAGTTTTACTAGAGCCTGCAGGAGAGTCATACATTTAACTTATCTCACTGATGTTTAGCgagttttccgttccaccttaaatgcggcggctgttaactagctagctagctagtaagAATACATGAAAATAAATCCAAACATTTTTATAGTAAATTTAAAGCCCTATTTAAGAGGTTTTCTGACTCCTTGCGTGTAAGTGTTTGAGaattatgtaaaatgtatatttaaattacatataCTCTAATGTTATTAAATAATTGTGATAACATTAATGTAACTGTTGGGTTAATTATCCTACAGCAAAATTACATGTacgcacttattttttttaaaataatgctaTTTTCTGTTACCTCTACAGTTAGAAAAACAAATACCActtggtttattaaataaaattaaaatgttaagtgATTTTTAGGGCTGAAAGTACAAAGTGGCAAAACCAGCAACatagttagcttgctagctataAGATGCTAACTATCCGTAACagttagctatgttacctaaCAATTAGCTAACTAGCCAAATATCTAATGTTTAGCTATACAGCAGATCCTATTTAGTAATGTGTACCATTTAGTAATGTGTACCATTTATTAATTGATCCTATAAAATGAAATCTTCTGAGATCGGAACAGTGCAATAAAATTGGTCCCTCCCGTTGCACTCATACATGCTCCAGCatttcagaaacagcagtgctttGGCAAGCTTCTTTTATTTGTGGGAAGCAGCTTTCACCTTAAATACAATGTGTGTAGATTCCGAGCCCCAaccattcaaaacctttaaataaatgtttatttaatgttagaattttaacatTAATCAATTAGGCATTATTAAATTAAAggtagttaaaaaaatattcaaatgttctCTGCTATCAGGCAAGGCATGTGATTTGATTCAATAGCATCATTTAGAAAACTTTCCAGTTTCAAATGCTAAATATTGTAATCATTGGAAGTTGACACCAAGTGGCCAGCAACAGTAATTCAGTTTGCAGATTTGATTGCCCTTGATAGACAATTAACCCCTTGAACCCCAGGGCTCAATTAGTAACTACAAGTGGCAATCACTGACCAAATTATTTGAATTAATGATTCTTCAAAGATTGATTCAGTGAGTCATGGACTCGATCCGTTCCACTGCAATTCAATccaatttgattattttattcaaTAATAACTATATTATgttactgtccactttattagacactacTACATAGGTGCAGGGTGGATAGCTTAGGTTGGTGGACTATTCAGTCCAGCAGCAAAACTTAAGTATTTAAAAACTCCTGCAGCACTGctatatctgatccactcataccagcacaacacacacatcaacacttcatacaacaccccccccccacccccccagccTAATCAGTGCTAAACTGGTGACTTACTCCACAACCAACCTAAATGTTTAGAGACTCAGTTTGAATGCCACAACCAGTACACCCACAGATCAGTTGAATTAGATGTTTGATTTATTGAATACAAACATTCCTCAAACTAGAAAATCTGTATTATACAATTAGGCTAGCTATTAGAGAATAGTTTAGGACAACATTGGCTTCATCTAAATGGTGGAGGGGAATGAAGAGGAGCACTGGGAAAAAGAGGAaaataatagaaagaaaaaaattgaatagaaaaaaatgaatagaaaaaaaaacttggcataaCAGACAACTTAGTCATATTTTACAGCAACATTTCAAGctgtattaaaatgatttaaagcaatcattacaaaaaaaaaataataataataatcacataaaTGAGCTTACAGAGGCAACAATTCCAACAGTCTCTGGAATCactagagtttaaaaaaaaaaatattgtaggaCAAATCCCGCACTGGACCGCCTGCTCTACAGTAACTTAAGTTACAGAGATGTGGAAACATCCTTCAGTTACACTAGGATTAACGACAGGCCCCCACCCCAGAGTCTCCTAGGACAGCACCAATCCTTAAAAGAAAGTAAACACCACATTAGAATTTAAATAATGACAACTGTTAAgtaaataaaggctaaataagCACAAACCATACCTGGTCACATGCATCAGCTGTTATCCAGTGATTAATCCGTGATGGTAAGTGGCCCAAGTACAACAGGGTGAGCTATACCTGGATATTTAACAAGCATTGGTCTTCATATCAAAGAATCAACAAGCAGTTTAGAGACAATCAACAATGAATTGTAGATATATTACATAGTGAATATATGTTCCTCCTGCTGCTACTGGATGCAGTGAACCACCATGTAATTTTACATAAATTTGACAATATTGTCTTCAGGGTTTCATTCTGAGAACAGCAGGGTTCTTCATGTACAATAATGACATTGCTTCATCTATAACTAACCTGAGCATAAGTCTAAGAGCTAATCCTGCATTCAAGTACTAGTGGGAAAAACCTACTTTCCCTTTAATTATGAGCACATGCTGAATTTTGTTAATGGAGTGAAAAGAGTTCATTTGATATAGGCAGAATTCCCATGAATAGTGTTCAGCATAACCATACAAAACACTGATGGGTTCTGAGTATGTATTGTGAATGTGTGACACTTATCTATACTACATGCTCAAAAAGTAGTGAGTAGAACACAATTGAAAGAAACTAATGACAATTAGCATGCAAGAATGCCTTTTTCAAAGCACCGACCTCTGTTtaattctcttttatttcttgttcGGCACTGTGTGTCACAGCAAGCGCAAAGACCACTCTCCAAAACATTGTCGAGGAGCTCCCATCTACAGAAAAGAACTCCCATCATTACCTGCTGTGTGGAAATTTCACTTACATGCACAACTTTATTTCACTCACCTTCCATTGTTTTTGTCATAATGACAAGCTTTCCTGCCATTGTCCAGACCTTTGGGGTCCCAAGCTACTAGTTTACAGTGAATGTAGACCTGAGCAGATAAAATGAAGCTTTAGCTACAGTTTTTAGCTGATTCGCACTTTTCACTGCATACTTACATCTTCTCCAAGAGCAAATTTGAAGGCTTGGAGATACATTCTGATTTCAGATGGGTTTCGTCTGGGCAAGAACCTGGAATTACTCTTCTTGCTTTCTATCAGACATCTGAGAATCAGAGGACACGTCAGTCTCCACAGCTGTTCCTAATATGCTGGTCAAGAAGCCATAATGAGCACATACCCCTTGTTTGCAATTATGGGGTAAATTTTGTTGCTTTGTTCCAGCTCTGGGGTCGTGGAGGCCACACACTCTTCCAGCAGCAGAACCAGGGGCTGATGAGCCTGTTGCTCAACAGCAGCAGCGATTGAGATTAGTGAGCCCAGGGGGAACGTAGTTGATGTGGCCACACCACTAAAGTCCtctgcaaacaaataaataacctTTAATGAACATGGTTAGTCAGATAATGGAGAACTGAGCTGACATCGGTCAGGCAATAATGTGAGCAAGATCCTTCATGTTCTGTCTAAAAtccttcaggactgtttttaAAGTATACAATAGTATGAAAATTGATTACCTTAGTGTATGATTGTTTAAAATATCCTTTATGTGTCAATAACTAATAAAATCAACTAACATAACCAAGACAACACTGAACTACACCAGAATTACTGATACAGTAACATTTATAGTCAACACCTTTCATGAAGTTCATATGGAAGACCAGGTCCCCCTTTCCATTGGTAAGGAAGAGCATTGGATCATACATAGGCGGCCTCCAGTCTGCAGGCCTGAAAGAAGTAATACATTAAGATTgacaactacaaaaaaaacaaatcaaggcTTAATCCCCGTCTGGGGAAACACTTTAATGTATTCCTCACCTTTCATAAACACAGACAATAGGAGAGAAGAAGCCGGAAGGGTTTTTGGTTGAAGGCTCTGTTGACAGTTCATTCTCAAACACAATCTCATCTTCAGTCACCTATAACAGAGAACAAAACCCAAGACTTGTAGGTATATTctacaaaatgataaaaatgtactTACACTTTTGCACAATTTAATTATTGCAGAATACATTTGTGTCAAGACAACCTTATTGCCAATCATTTTTCTCTCCCTTAGGATAAGAGAgactatataaacacacaaataggCAGCAGCCTATGGAGCATGACTACGTACACACTGGTGGTGAGTGAAAatgggaggacacacccaatatgcgaATAGCAAATGGGCAAAAACCCCTGCCTAATTGCTCAGTAGAACGagtttaactaaagagtcaaactgagcatgtgcagagtagttggcttggcctcaactagggttcacctacagtttgtaaattttgccaacagATTATTTAGTAAGGTcaaacttttaacaagaaacctaataatgttagttgaggcaattagtttgctatagtttacagtgcaatttaatatttatcgttcagctgacttaaacacatttttaatttttgtttttcacaGTGCATGTGTACTAAATTCAGAGACTCTCACCAGTCTCCTGAAACTGCAGTCATCAAACCTTGCATAAAATATGGCCTCTGCCCCCCCAGGTCTGACTGATATACTGGAGGGAAGGCAGCTCCCCAGCCGGAGGAACCAGGGGTCAGTCAGAGACTGGGAGTCAGTCCATCTCACCGAGACAGAGCTTCTGCCACAGTCCACAGACACTTCTGAGGAAACAAAGAGAAACAGGTTCAgattaatataaaacaaacactacCTTTAGAACCGAAACCATTAGACCGGGTTACCTCCTCGAACCCGGATCAGAGAGAGCACACTCAGTACCAACACACTTCCCACACAGAAAGCCATTATACTGGATTAGTGCGCTGCACTGTGGGAGGGATTTATACCCTCTGTTAGGCCCAGCTAAATAAACTACCGGCAGCTGCAGCTCAAACCTTCATTAGCTTAATGAGGAGGGGAGGTGGCACAGCGCCCCATACTGATCACTCTCAGTATAAGGTTTACTATTAACAGTCatgtacactgcctgaccaaaaaaaaagatgccacctggatttaactaatgCTGACCATgcactacacgactttgaaaagactcagAAAATACtttaaacagactaaagtctgacaccctcttaCATCTTAAGACAagacacagactttttactcacatactaagattttgcaaagactggagATCACTAGCTGCAAGAtggcaactagattctttctgaaattatttcccatcatgcttctggtgaagtttacatacaatacagattacatattaagttacaaataatgtttaaattaacagtgtgatttatcagagactcacaacttttgtccccattaacagtttatttttcctaccacactgttagttcttaatattttttcataaaatacattttgtgtccCCCCCACACCCTTTTtatttgctacaaccttgtacaacaaagaatcacagtttcactgctatacacaataaaacaaacaataaagaacATTATTCTTGCAATTTTAGTACttcaagtagtttattgtaatttGTTGTACTCCGGTACTGTaagtaaaaatacagtactgtgttctctattttttttacagaaagcagGTTGAGGTTCTCAAagtaaaaggttttttttgtttagattagCTTGATCTCTGATAGCGCAGAGCCTCTatcgctctggctttagtgataatgtaaTTGTAATGTACAATTGTAACGAgttacaaagtagcacataaaattgtatcagagtaaaagtattaaactcattcaaaatatgtagtgaagtaaaagaagcagatgaaaaaaaatatatatatattcaagtaGATACACATACAGTGTAGATACAGTAGTGAAGCAGTACTTCATTACATTACCGATTGTGAAAACCTCACACTAGACctaaagcagtttggactgtgtctctccactcttcctccagactctgctcccttgatttccaaatgaaatgtaaaatttactgatgatcagtgatggtttggagagccagcttatttgctggtgttgatccactgttacATCAAGTCCAGTCAGTGCCGTGTTTTCCTGGaagatcttacagcacttcatgcttccctctgctgacaactttatggagatgcagattttattttccagcaggatttggcacactgcccacactgccaaaagtatcagttagtcttatatgatattctaatttatttttggattttcattttaaaagaaaaaaaaaatgcttaaaatatatcagTGTCTAATACATCTATCTAAATGAGTTTTACATTACTGAACTTTTCAATGATGCACTACTTTAAGTTACACCTGTATTATATTAGTCAGAATGGTGCCTTAAGGTTTTATCTGAAAATATCCACATAAGCCACAGTTATATTTAGTTCTGCAAAGTAAAATTAGGTTGTTGCCCCAGATGTGACCAAGACATGTTTGGCACCTGaagtttcactttaatttacAACGAGAGAGCAGATGCTTGGTTAATGTGTTAACACTGTAAATAGTCTGCTTCTAATTCAATCTTAAAAACATATCCACAATTTTAGGTAATTTATTGACCAATCAAAACAGCAGGGGTCAAACAGACCTGTGACAAACACGTTTGGTGCAGGAAACCCTACACGTACCCCACATTTCAGTGTAGTGCATTCATCAGCTtctgtgggacatggcaaaattgATGGGACATTTCTAATGACCACCCCACTAA is a genomic window containing:
- the LOC111194295 gene encoding RING finger protein 212B isoform X5, with the translated sequence MDWFHCNNCFLRKGKKFAVTSCGHILCESCIHPSRCTVCQATCNYLPISDKMKPQEKMFFMDPVNLIQTRLEHIAQIALFQKKQKERVIAFHKQKCAELERRLKEIREQCYRQVSELKKENTELKKPLSQWRTSPGDVQANRGGLRMTLPVGVTAPVTPRSRTVSSNPSSGDTMERFRNSRPVRATPPETATPVSTLSSLHEHGFRTPSSASTPLRSDHITPNIFQFQLLSRPTLQSPQPWNV
- the LOC111194295 gene encoding RING finger protein 212B isoform X2 encodes the protein MDWFHCNNCFLRKGKKFAVTSCGHILCESCIHPSRCTVCQATCNYLPISDKMKPQEKMFFMDPVNLIQTRLEHIAQIALFQKKQKERVIAFHKQKCAELERRLKEIREQCYRQVSELKKENTELKKPLSQWRTSPGDVQANRNHVVSPFACSRGGLRMTLPVGVTAPVTPRSRTVSNPSSGDTMERFRNSRPVRATPPETATPVSTLSSLHEHGFRTPSSASTPLRSDHITPNIFQFQLLSRPTLQSPQPWNV
- the LOC111194295 gene encoding RING finger protein 212B isoform X1, with product MDWFHCNNCFLRKGKKFAVTSCGHILCESCIHPSRCTVCQATCNYLPISDKMKPQEKMFFMDPVNLIQTRLEHIAQIALFQKKQKERVIAFHKQKCAELERRLKEIREQCYRQVSELKKENTELKKPLSQWRTSPGDVQANRNHVVSPFACSRGGLRMTLPVGVTAPVTPRSRTVSSNPSSGDTMERFRNSRPVRATPPETATPVSTLSSLHEHGFRTPSSASTPLRSDHITPNIFQFQLLSRPTLQSPQPWNV
- the LOC111194295 gene encoding RING finger protein 212B isoform X3; this encodes MDWFHCNNCFLRKGKKFAVTSCGHILCESCIHPSRCTVCQATCNYLPISDKMKPQEKMFFMDPVNLIQTRLEHIAQIALFQKKQKERVIAFHKQKCAELERRLKEIREQCYRQVSELKKENTELKKPLSQWRTSPGDVQANSPFACSRGGLRMTLPVGVTAPVTPRSRTVSSNPSSGDTMERFRNSRPVRATPPETATPVSTLSSLHEHGFRTPSSASTPLRSDHITPNIFQFQLLSRPTLQSPQPWNV
- the LOC111194295 gene encoding RING finger protein 212B isoform X6 is translated as MDWFHCNNCFLRKGKKFAVTSCGHILCESCIHPSRCTVCQATCNYLPISDKMKPQEKMFFMDPVNLIQTRLEHIAQIALFQKKQKERVIAFHKQKCAELERRLKEIREQCYRQVSELKKENTELKKPLSQWRTSPGDVQANRGGLRMTLPVGVTAPVTPRSRTVSNPSSGDTMERFRNSRPVRATPPETATPVSTLSSLHEHGFRTPSSASTPLRSDHITPNIFQFQLLSRPTLQSPQPWNV
- the LOC111194295 gene encoding RING finger protein 212B isoform X4; amino-acid sequence: MDWFHCNNCFLRKGKKFAVTSCGHILCESCIHPSRCTVCQATCNYLPISDKMKPQEKMFFMDPVNLIQTRLEHIAQIALFQKKQKERVIAFHKQKCAELERRLKEIREQCYRQVSELKKENTELKKPLSQWRTSPGDVQANSPFACSRGGLRMTLPVGVTAPVTPRSRTVSNPSSGDTMERFRNSRPVRATPPETATPVSTLSSLHEHGFRTPSSASTPLRSDHITPNIFQFQLLSRPTLQSPQPWNV
- the LOC103043766 gene encoding zona pellucida sperm-binding protein 3; protein product: MAFCVGSVLVLSVLSLIRVRGEVSVDCGRSSVSVRWTDSQSLTDPWFLRLGSCLPSSISVRPGGAEAIFYARFDDCSFRRLVTEDEIVFENELSTEPSTKNPSGFFSPIVCVYERPADWRPPMYDPMLFLTNGKGDLVFHMNFMKEDFSGVATSTTFPLGSLISIAAAVEQQAHQPLVLLLEECVASTTPELEQSNKIYPIIANKGCLIESKKSNSRFLPRRNPSEIRMYLQAFKFALGEDVYIHCKLVAWDPKGLDNGRKACHYDKNNGRWELLDNVLESGLCACCDTQCRTRNKRELNRGIAHPVVLGPLTITD